DNA sequence from the Penicillium psychrofluorescens genome assembly, chromosome: 3 genome:
GCACACGACATGTCCTAGTCGTCGACCACAGCGCTGGATAATGTGCAGCTTGTGTCCGCCCAGGACAAACTCCCAAATAATGAGCCGCAACTCGGGCGATAGTCGGGCTAGTAGGCGACTCTGGGGCTgaggctgcggcggcgatgatgtcCGAGGCGTGCGGGGGAGCGGCGGGGGTTTGTTGCCTGGAAAGTCCATTGTCAAAGAAAGATAGAAGTAGGCGAAAGGTGAGGACTCACTCTGGTACCGCTGGGCCAGCACATCCTCCCATGAAAACACGCCCTGCTTGATGCGAGCCATGATGACCGAAGACAGCCAAGAGTCACTGATAGAATGGATCCTATGCAGGTTTTATGGTCAGGCCATGTTGCGCGggtctttctttttcttcccggCACTTGGACGGGCGTGGCACGAAATGGCTAGCAGAGAAGCACGCGATGAGCCATTTTGGGGTCTCACCGTGGGAACAATACGAAGAGTCAGGGCGAGTCAATAAACGCAGCCAGACAAACAAGAGTCGGTGAGCAGATAAAGGATTCTAGGTCCCGATAAGCACCACTCGGGGTTTTTTTACTTCATTGCATTCTAACCCTAACTAACTACCTCGCCACTGCCTTGGAACGAACTACACCATGAATAAAAGAATACTCATACATGTCAACCATGTTTCAGTGACCCGCTGACCCTGAGCTTACGCGCCAAGCGTGTTTGTTGGGCAGGGCGCCCGCAAGCCCACGGACAGGCTGGCCAGCCCAGCCGGCTGGAGTCGGTCGATCGACGCAGGCGCGGGCAGGGTCCCCACATAGGCGTTGAAGTTGTAAATCCCGCAAATGCACGAGTCCACGATCTCCTTGAGGCTCGTGCCCGACAGCACCGTCTGGTTATTGTCGCCGCGCGTGACGGCGAATTTCTGTTGCCCCAGTCCCATCGGCACCGTAAAGGCATTGATCCCCGCCGGCGCGGCGAACGTTCGCGGCGCCTGGTTCCCGGATTGCACCACGACGTTCGCGGGGGACTTGAGCAAAGAAACCACAAACACCGCGTCCGCCATCGTGCTCGCCCCGTTGGGTCGGCCGCGGAAGAAGTTCCCACTGCTGTTGTTCGGGTTGCCCTCGGTCGTGGTGTCGGTGGAGTCGCAGTTGACGTTCTTGGGCGTCGGCCGGTACCAGTACACCAGCTGCTCGTCCGTGATGTATTTCAGGGGAGACGAGTCCCCGGCCTTGTACGCTGCAATGAACGGCTTGGACATCTGCAGCCATCCATCATGGGGCATGTCCATCGCCCATTTGGACGACCCGTCGTCGGTGTGCGGCGACGACAACGGCCCGATATAGTGCGACTCGCCGTAGTCGTTCCAggtgatgatctcgacgaAGCGCGGGCTCAGCGTGAGGATCTGGCTCCAGCGCTGGTACCAGAGCAGATCGGAGGGGAAGACCCAGTTCTTGCTGTAGGAGACTTCGGAGCCGAAATGGGTCGAGAACCATGCCGAGGCCGCTTTGACCGACAAACAATCGGTTAGGCAGATATCCATCAGAATAGAGGGTGGAAAGACTTACGTGCAATATAGGATTTCCCCTGCAACGCATTCATATACGCCTGATCCCCATCCGCAACAGAGACATCATGACCGGGCGTGGGAGCCTTGTTATCCCCATTATTCGGCCACGCCATCCAATTCAGCGCTCCCTGCACCGCACTGAAATCACCCGTCCCCGGATGGAAATTCGGCGCAAAGTACAGATCCTGGCCCGCGGCAGATTTGATCGCATTGACATCGACGCCGTCGCCCGCAAAGCTTGACACAAACACCTTGCCGTCGACTTTCAGCTGCGCGGGCATATTTGCGTactgcttgatcttggcgCCGATTGTGCTGCCCTGGCTCGTGCTGTACCAGTTGAAGTCGAAGGAGATGAACACCTTCATGCCAttggtggcggcggactGGTAGGCGTAATTGAGTTGCGTGTCTGTGTAGGGGTCTACGCCGATGTTGAGCGCGAAGGCGTCGATGCCTAGTGCTTTGGCGCGTTTcatgtcgtcgtcgtagtCGCTTGCACTGTTGCGGTTGCTTGTGATGCCGATCTAGGATAGCATGATTGGTTAGTTGGTCTTGAGATTGGCCGCGAACAACTATACGGTGGCTTGGGGGTGGGGGGCACTTACCATGAAATGACAGAAGACGAGCTTGCCAGTGGCGCTTGTCGTGACGGAGGGAGTTGGAGACGAGTGTGTTGCTGTTGGGACTGCAGTAGCCCTGGGCATCAACAGCCCTGCCAGGGCGAATGAAAGAAGGTTTCGCAGCATCTTCTCTGAGAGCTTAGAGCATGGGCTGCAGTGTGGTGATGGCTTAGGATATACCTTGGAATAGACTACCACAAGTCAAGAGCGAGTAGGGGTGGTGAAGAAAGCAAGAGGAGGAATATAAGTAACGTAAACTTGCCGCCCCCAAAAAGGATCAAACAAATCCTCAAACAAGCAGACAGATCTGCACCTATTTAAGGTATCCTCTTCGGTCCTTGATTTATTTTTCCATTTCTATAAACCACCggaacaaaaaaaaaagaactTTCTGATGTCACCACGGGGGATTTTCGGGATTACCAGACTGCGACAGTATCACCATGTCCAACGAGGGCGAAGTCCAGAATAAGGATTCCGACCCCATTAGACCAACCTGTCGATGGGGGGCAGCAGCCGATGATAGGCGGGATCCCGGCGAGCCAAGGCGACTAAACTAGGGACCGAAACATTAGTGCCGATTAGTGCAATGTATCGGCGACTTCGAAGGAATAGCTATGTACAACGCGCTCTGCCAGAACGCTACAGTGCTGCATTCTTCAATCCTTCCAATTTATAGCTTAGGCCAATCAATCAGTCGAACAAGTGTTGGAAATGAAATGATATGATAACCCCAAAGATACTCTGACTGGCTAACTCGAGCGACCCAATATGTAAAAATAGATAGGTGTGATGTTATCTAAATTGCAGGAATGCGCGCTGTTGGTTGAGACAATACTCTTGATTGACAGGGTAGATTGTTAGATAGAACTTTTGTAGGATATTGTTGTCGTTCCAGACCCGGGATGGACGATTATGATGTTGTTGTTACTCTGTACCTCGCAGCAAAAGGGTACACCAGAGGATGTACTGTATCACTACCGAGCCATGCATATGTGCATATGGGGAATATTCCTATTCGGGAATCATGTTGGGTGTTCTTCGCTTTTGATTATCACCTGGTGCGGGCCCCGTGCCTTCTTTCCGGGGTGGGAGTGTAACCATAACCAGTGGGGTTTGCGGGGGTGGTGTTTCATAGCTTAGAGATTATTTGAGTTTATAACTCAAAGAGAAATACTGTCAGCTCTGACAGTAGACTACCGAGTCAATAACGATAGCATCTCTGATAAACACAAGTTCTTTTCTATCAGTGTTCTATTCTCTATATACCTCCTACGCTAACCCCATTTCCTCTCGACCAACACCTTGTTCCATTGCATGTTCTTCCATATTATCCGAGCACCAGACCCTCCTTCAATTTTTCCATATGACAAAGGATCCGCCCACTCGTGTAACTTGTGACTAAAGACTCAACCGGAAGGATGTCGTGTGATAAAAATGTGCTATTAGCCAGCCCTATGAATCCGGCTGGACCTGCAGGATGCCGGTGGCTATGACACTGGTATGTAGGGAAGGGTCACAATAACGACGGTATAGAATAGAGGCAATATAGAATATATTCCGAGCGAATATCAGATGATACTAGGAAGGAAGCAGCGGGGTGATGGTTGCTGGGTGGCTGGATGCTGTGTCTTCCGGGGAAAGGAAGAGTAACTATAATTGCATCGCTATCACAtggatgaaaaggaaaataataataaagtCACCGTTGTTTTTTGCGGTTAGATGCGGAAGCAATCCGGGGAATCGAAGCTTGTTTTCTTGTGGGCAAAAAGAGCAATAGGTTTATTCATTAACTGACAATTCTTTGAAAGTAACGCCTGTCTTGACCGAAATTCCGTGGGAACATAAAAAGTAAAGCAGACCAAAAGTGGCAGGATTAGAGCACTGCAAAAGCAGAGACATAGCTCACTGAGCTATCCGCCACATCCACCACTTCAGAACTACGCTCATACCGCAGGAAATGGAAGCGGCCCTGCTTATCCGTCGCCGGTGGCTGACTCGCCGCGACACTCtccatggcagccatgatcACGCTAATCGGATGGCGGCCACAGACTGTATTCTCTGTGCGGTCGATAATATCCAAGAAGACCTTGGTCGATCCCGTCGTGATAGCCGCCATGGTCGCAATATCAAACGCCGAGATACTCTCATAGATAGCCGGTTCCTGGGCCGAGACGCGGTCCCTGCGCTGCAATTCATGGCCCGCCGAAACAGAGTCAATCGTCTGGAGaacatcatccgcatccatCCCGGGCTGCGGCAGTACATCGCTCGACAAGGGTAATTGCAGGCTCGGCTTCGGTGCCTGTGGCACATAGTACGTGTACCTGAACCGCAGACCCCAATGGCAAAAGTCCGAGCTGATCACGAAGGCATTGGATGGATCTGCTAGGTAGGGCGCTAGCAATGACCCAAACGCCTGCTCcgtggcggcggaggtgctGCCTACCATGATCGGGACCAGGGGCGGGTACTGTGCGGTTGGGGTGTTGGGGTACTGCAGCTGCAGGAGACGGTGGATATAGGGTAGGTGGAGCTCGATGCTGTGCTCGTCTTCATCGATGGAGCGGGTCATTGTCGTGAAGCTTACTTTGGAGCCGGTGGATTTGGTGGCGGGCGTGTTGAGGAGGTGAGCGATGAGCTCGGTGTCGAGGGGGAGAGGttcggaggagagaggggTGTAGTATGAAGTGAGCTGGGGCAGGGCTAGAGTTGAgagggggtggtggtgcgaGGGGCCTAGGACGAATATGCGCTTGCTGTTTGGACGGGTTAGTGGAGGTGTCGTGATAAGAAGGACGGATCCGTGGGGTTCATACGCTTTGGAGAGATCAAGAGCTTTGTATGCGTAGGCAGCACAGGGTCCGGAGTAGGAGTAACCCGCGTGGCTGTGGTGATCAGTCTGAGTCTTGATGTCAGAGAGACCAGAACATACGGTGCAATGATTACTCGAGCTCCCGGGACGGGCAGCGAGCCGACGTTGGCCATCGTGTCTGGCACCTGGGCCAGCCATTGATCGAGCTGATGGGTGAGGGTGCGGGTACTATCTGAGTACCACGACCCGGCGTGAGACGCTTCTCTGGGCTGCATTGTGATGGTGGgttggtgaaggaggtgagttggagttggagcGGGGAAGCATTGGAGGTGTTAGATAACGTACGATACCAAGGTGTTGCGACAACATGTCTTACCAAGCATCTGCAAGCACCTTATGAACCAACTGATTTATGGTTTATATTGGCAGGAGATGCTATTAGAAACAAAGACTTTAGTCTATCTATTTCTACTGTTGAGCTTAGGTAGATGTCGCGTCAGTCTGAACCCTTCATGGGATCCCTTGTAAATAGAAGTTGTATATAAGTCAAGAATATAATCTATTTGATGACCTACTCAATATAATCTTTACTATTCCATTCTTCCCCGGCTAACAACTCTGTACATACTGAAGATCCTCGGAAATTCCATCCATTGCCCAGCCAGCAATACTACCCGATGTGTCCTAGCGCCAACGCGACACGCGCAGCCAATAGTTGCCCGCCCCAGCCTCCCTCGACTCTACAACTTCCGCCCTGTTCTTCTCACCACACAATCTCCAGTAATCATGTCTCTCAAGCGCAAAGCCTCCTTCTCAGCTGCTCTGCCCTCCAGCCCATTGACTCCGGTCAATGAATGGCCCGCCGCAGTCGACACGACCAAGCACCTCCACAGCCGGACGCGCAAACGCTTCCGCGACGACCGTCCCAATGACGCCGTGGTGTACCGTAAGGACATTCCATGCTTCTATCGATTCCCAGAATTGCCCCTAACAACCTCCAGAAAACACCCTCcgctggatcttctccgcccagcagcaacagcaacaggCCACCCCAATACCAACACCCGATCCCGAAGCAATGGACTCCGAGCCATCCCCCATCACCGTCTCTGACGCGATCGATCCGCGTCAGAAAACCCTCCTGCAGTTCTTCCGTCCCGATCAACAaccagcatcgccattcCGCCCCTCCCGTCAAGCTTTAGCAGCGCGTGCCAATGAGTGCGCGTTGACGACGCAGGATGATCTCGTGCGTCTCCACGCGTTTGAAAGATTGAATTCTATTGCTAGCTCGAGTGGGAGCGAGTCGAACAGCCCCGGATTTATGGGCCAGGCTGATGCTGATGTGGAGATGGATATGGATGgtggaagcagcagcagtgatAGTTCCGGTCAGACGCCCATGACTATGACTTGCGCTGGGGGTGCCGG
Encoded proteins:
- a CDS encoding uncharacterized protein (ID:PFLUO_004339-T1.cds;~source:funannotate) → MLRNLLSFALAGLLMPRATAVPTATHSSPTPSVTTSATGKLVFCHFMIGITSNRNSASDYDDDMKRAKALGIDAFALNIGVDPYTDTQLNYAYQSAATNGMKVFISFDFNWYSTSQGSTIGAKIKQYANMPAQLKVDGKVFVSSFAGDGVDVNAIKSAAGQDLYFAPNFHPGTGDFSAVQGALNWMAWPNNGDNKAPTPGHDVSVADGDQAYMNALQGKSYIAPASAWFSTHFGSEVSYSKNWVFPSDLLWYQRWSQILTLSPRFVEIITWNDYGESHYIGPLSSPHTDDGSSKWAMDMPHDGWLQMSKPFIAAYKAGDSSPLKYITDEQLVYWYRPTPKNVNCDSTDTTTEGNPNNSSGNFFRGRPNGASTMADAVFVVSLLKSPANVVVQSGNQAPRTFAAPAGINAFTVPMGLGQQKFAVTRGDNNQTVLSGTSLKEIVDSCICGIYNFNAYVGTLPAPASIDRLQPAGLASLSVGLRAPCPTNTLGA
- a CDS encoding uncharacterized protein (ID:PFLUO_004341-T1.cds;~source:funannotate), with the translated sequence MSLKRKASFSAALPSSPLTPVNEWPAAVDTTKHLHSRTRKRFRDDRPNDAVVYQNTLRWIFSAQQQQQQATPIPTPDPEAMDSEPSPITVSDAIDPRQKTLLQFFRPDQQPASPFRPSRQALAARANECALTTQDDLVRLHAFERLNSIASSSGSESNSPGFMGQADADVEMDMDGGSSSSDSSGQTPMTMTCAGGAGWM
- a CDS encoding uncharacterized protein (ID:PFLUO_004340-T1.cds;~source:funannotate), giving the protein MQPREASHAGSWYSDSTRTLTHQLDQWLAQVPDTMANVGSLPVPGARVIIAPHAGYSYSGPCAAYAYKALDLSKAKRIFVLGPSHHHPLSTLALPQLTSYYTPLSSEPLPLDTELIAHLLNTPATKSTGSKVSFTTMTRSIDEDEHSIELHLPYIHRLLQLQYPNTPTAQYPPLVPIMVGSTSAATEQAFGSLLAPYLADPSNAFVISSDFCHWGLRFRYTYYVPQAPKPSLQLPLSSDVLPQPGMDADDVLQTIDSVSAGHELQRRDRVSAQEPAIYESISAFDIATMAAITTGSTKVFLDIIDRTENTVCGRHPISVIMAAMESVAASQPPATDKQGRFHFLRYERSSEVVDVADSSVSYVSAFAVL